From the genome of Pseudomonas mohnii:
CGGAAATCTTCGCCATGCCTGCGCCGATCAAGGGGCAGTATCTGGTGTATGTGAATTACTTCGGCGGTGGCTATCGCAGTGACGAAGAGGGGCAGGAAGAGGCGGTTCAAGCGCTGACCACCGCGCAGGTCACAGTGATTACCGAGGAGGGGACGCCGAGCGAGAAGATCGAGACGTTTCTGGTGCCGATGCGGGCGGTGGGGGAGTTGACGCTGGTGAAGGGGTTCAGTTATCCGTGAGGCTCAAGTACATCTTGCGCAGGGTCTGAACGCGGTTACGTCCCCGATCCTTTGCCCCGTATAGCGCTTCATCCGCTTGTGAAAGCAGGCCGAAAAGATCGTAGCCCGACTCACGCGTGGTGACGACACCAATGCTGACACTGAGCATCCCCGGTTCCAGCATCGACAGCTGTGAAAAGGACAGGCGAATGCGCTCGGCCACCTGAACCGCTTCCTGCTCACCTGCCTCCTTGAGCAGGCAGGCAAACTCTTCGCCACCGATACGACCGAACACATCCTGCTTGCGCAGGTTCTCCGCCAGAATCCGACTGAATGCGATCGAGGCCTGGTCCCCCATCGGGTGACCAAAGCTGTCGTTCAGGCGCTTGAAATGATCCAGGTCGCATAGCAGCAGAGCGGCGGGTTCCTTGTGGCGATTGCTGTCCGCCAGCAAGCGTTCCCCGTTAGCCATGAACGCGCGACGGTTGCCGATTCCGGTCAGCGGATCACAGAAAGCGGCGGCCTTGAACTTGAGTTCGGCGCGCTCCTTGACCATGGCCAACGCCACATAGGCAATGCCAATGACGTAGAGCATGGACTCGAACAGCATGAAGGAGAAAAAGCGCACGCCATCGCCGACGCCCGACAAGGCCTGATCCAGCGGCAGGCTTTTGTCGATCACACTACGGACAACATAAAAAGTGGTGTGCAGCAGCGTCAGCAGCAGCGCGGGCATGTACGCG
Proteins encoded in this window:
- a CDS encoding GGDEF domain-containing protein; this encodes MALHIPTLLVASVFVFALMGLLTCHAWWREPRERTLAYLGAMMLLAALGVVLVSWRGRGVDFVPIIFGNVALLLSAAMNWTAIRVFVGRTPSMQGILAGAGLWLTLCLSPAFYDAMPVRVVVYSLLVAGYGVLTALEFWRSRRSLEVAYMPALLLTLLHTTFYVVRSVIDKSLPLDQALSGVGDGVRFFSFMLFESMLYVIGIAYVALAMVKERAELKFKAAAFCDPLTGIGNRRAFMANGERLLADSNRHKEPAALLLCDLDHFKRLNDSFGHPMGDQASIAFSRILAENLRKQDVFGRIGGEEFACLLKEAGEQEAVQVAERIRLSFSQLSMLEPGMLSVSIGVVTTRESGYDLFGLLSQADEALYGAKDRGRNRVQTLRKMYLSLTDN